A window of Natrinema versiforme contains these coding sequences:
- a CDS encoding nitrite/sulfite reductase encodes MNTTEQYKQNKHPLDVIDDVYDYADEELSFEEIEERAGGGEWERLKWAGMYAQKQEGYFMIRTKVPGGKLTPEQAEVIGEVTEDYAVAPEEYGGEEQNELWGDAYLDITTRQDIQKHWIRVEDVPEMWERYDEVGLTTVQGCGDSARNVLGCPAAGLDDHECFNAQPVIEAVSDFFTENREYANLPRKFKITITGCAHDCAQSQINDVGLVPAKKEIDGEYLYGFHARVGGGLSDGPRMGSELDVFIRPEDAVEFCRAVAQTFKELGDRNNRGVCRMRYLVEQMGPEKFEEAIRDRCTLDLPTGGDNLTVGYQGDHVGVHEQKQDGLNYVGFNVIAGRMGGDEFAAAARAAKKYGTEDASVRLATDQNFLITHIPDENVDDLLAEPFAQEYSPDPGPFSRGAVGCTGNEFCNYAIIETKKRTKRWARQLDDRIDVPDDIEAIRMHMSGCSASCAQPQIADIGFRGETVKLEDENSTNAEGDNIVEGMDFGLGGSLGADNEFLDWVENAVPADSVIPALEQLFDAYSADRDEGEKFYEWCRGVDNGELRTIMQDADAPVARGVAHGD; translated from the coding sequence GTGAATACGACGGAACAATACAAACAGAACAAGCACCCGCTCGACGTTATCGACGATGTCTACGACTACGCCGACGAGGAGCTTTCCTTCGAGGAGATCGAGGAGCGCGCCGGCGGCGGCGAGTGGGAGCGCCTGAAGTGGGCCGGCATGTACGCCCAGAAGCAGGAGGGCTACTTCATGATCCGGACGAAGGTTCCCGGCGGGAAGCTCACGCCGGAGCAGGCCGAAGTGATCGGCGAAGTCACCGAGGACTACGCCGTCGCCCCCGAGGAGTACGGCGGCGAGGAACAGAACGAACTCTGGGGCGACGCCTACCTCGACATCACGACCCGACAGGACATCCAGAAACACTGGATCCGCGTCGAGGACGTACCCGAGATGTGGGAGCGCTACGACGAGGTCGGCCTGACGACGGTCCAGGGCTGCGGTGACTCGGCCCGGAACGTGCTGGGCTGCCCCGCGGCCGGACTCGACGACCACGAGTGTTTCAACGCACAGCCGGTCATCGAGGCTGTCTCGGACTTCTTCACCGAGAACCGCGAGTACGCCAACCTCCCGCGGAAGTTCAAGATCACGATCACCGGCTGCGCCCACGACTGCGCGCAGTCCCAGATCAACGACGTCGGACTCGTCCCCGCGAAGAAAGAGATCGACGGCGAGTACCTCTACGGCTTCCACGCCCGCGTCGGTGGCGGCCTCTCCGACGGCCCGCGAATGGGCTCCGAACTCGACGTCTTCATCCGACCCGAAGACGCCGTCGAGTTCTGCCGCGCCGTCGCCCAGACGTTCAAGGAACTCGGCGACCGCAACAACCGCGGCGTCTGCCGCATGCGCTACCTCGTCGAGCAGATGGGCCCCGAGAAGTTCGAGGAAGCCATCCGCGACCGCTGTACGCTCGACCTGCCGACCGGCGGCGACAACCTGACCGTCGGCTATCAGGGCGACCACGTCGGCGTCCACGAGCAGAAACAGGACGGGCTCAACTACGTCGGTTTCAACGTGATCGCCGGCCGCATGGGCGGCGACGAGTTCGCCGCGGCCGCCCGCGCCGCAAAGAAGTACGGGACCGAAGACGCCTCCGTGCGTCTGGCGACCGATCAGAACTTCCTGATCACCCACATCCCCGACGAGAACGTCGACGACCTGCTGGCCGAGCCGTTCGCACAGGAGTACAGCCCCGATCCGGGACCGTTCTCCCGTGGCGCGGTCGGCTGTACGGGCAACGAGTTCTGTAACTACGCCATCATCGAGACCAAAAAGCGCACCAAACGCTGGGCCCGCCAACTCGACGACCGCATCGACGTGCCCGACGACATCGAGGCCATCCGGATGCACATGTCCGGCTGCTCGGCCTCCTGTGCCCAACCGCAGATCGCGGACATCGGCTTCCGCGGCGAGACCGTCAAACTCGAGGACGAGAACTCCACCAACGCCGAGGGCGACAACATCGTCGAAGGCATGGACTTCGGACTCGGCGGCTCGCTCGGCGCCGACAACGAGTTCCTCGATTGGGTCGAGAACGCCGTCCCCGCCGATTCCGTGATCCCGGCGCTCGAGCAACTGTTCGATGCCTACTCGGCGGACCGCGACGAGGGCGAGAAGTTCTACGAGTGGTGTCGCGGCGTCGACAACGGCGAACTGCGGACGATCATGCAAGACGCCGATGCACCGGTCGCACGAGGTGTTGCCCATGGGGACTAA
- the pfdA gene encoding prefoldin subunit alpha gives MSQQQLQQLSQELQEIEEQIEGLQANVEAVQQEKTEVDEAIEALGSLETGSTVQMPLGGGAYLRTTIEDIDEVIVDLGADYAAEFEEDDAVDALENKKEHLDDQIDELNEEIAELETESSELEQQAQQLQQQAMQQQMQGMGQGQGQPDE, from the coding sequence ATGAGTCAGCAGCAACTTCAGCAACTGTCCCAGGAGCTTCAGGAGATCGAAGAACAGATCGAAGGCCTTCAGGCGAACGTCGAGGCCGTCCAGCAGGAGAAGACCGAAGTCGACGAGGCCATCGAGGCGCTCGGCTCGCTCGAGACCGGTTCGACGGTGCAGATGCCCCTCGGCGGCGGCGCGTACCTCCGAACGACGATCGAGGACATCGACGAGGTCATCGTCGATCTCGGTGCCGACTACGCCGCGGAGTTCGAGGAAGACGACGCCGTCGACGCCCTCGAGAACAAGAAGGAGCACCTCGACGACCAGATCGACGAGCTCAACGAAGAGATCGCCGAACTCGAGACCGAGAGCAGCGAACTCGAGCAGCAGGCCCAGCAGCTCCAGCAGCAGGCCATGCAACAGCAGATGCAGGGCATGGGCCAGGGTCAGGGTCAGCCCGACGAATAA
- a CDS encoding 50S ribosomal protein L39e, with protein sequence MGKKSKGKKKRLAKLENQNSRVPAWVMMKTDMEVQRNPKRRNWRRNDTDE encoded by the coding sequence ATGGGTAAGAAATCGAAGGGCAAGAAGAAGCGACTTGCCAAACTCGAGAACCAGAACAGCCGCGTGCCGGCTTGGGTTATGATGAAGACGGACATGGAAGTCCAGCGGAACCCGAAGCGACGCAACTGGCGGCGTAACGACACCGACGAGTAA
- the ftsY gene encoding signal recognition particle-docking protein FtsY — translation MFDNLKDKLGSFREDAEEAAEENVEEVDEDDLEDEDLEAVDPDTAAASTDAEATDTTPEPAAAETAESAAPASADVEPEAELEPEPEPESETGATTDSATTDAAESAGQEPAAESEPDFLESDDPEPSAAEVSDEEEADATVPDDESADEADETEEVDEAEDDDGGRTGLGARARSLFSGSSDDAEPESDETTPDEEPDETPAVDEAAAETATVDDASAGAAASDTEEVDAATGDGEPDDVAVDDEASPDTAADDAAEEADNGSTGFGAKAKSLVKGKFVIEEEDLEGPLHELEMALLSSDVEMGVAEEILDNIRDELVGETRTFTTSTGEVVEEALHNAIYDVISVGQFDFDERIAVEDKPVTIIFTGVNGVGKTTSIAKMSRYFEERGYSTVMANGDTYRAGANEQIQEHADALDTKCISHEQGGDPAAVLYDAVEYAEANDIDVVLGDTAGRLHTDEGLMDQLEKIGRVVDPDMTLFVDEAVAGQDAVNRAREFNEAAEIDGAILTKADADSNGGAAISVAHVTGKPILFLGVGQGYDDLERFDPDEMVDRLLAEED, via the coding sequence ATGTTCGACAACCTGAAGGACAAGCTCGGTAGCTTCCGCGAAGACGCGGAAGAAGCCGCCGAGGAGAACGTCGAGGAAGTCGACGAGGACGACCTCGAGGACGAGGATCTCGAGGCGGTCGATCCGGATACAGCGGCGGCCTCGACGGACGCGGAAGCGACCGATACTACCCCCGAACCGGCGGCGGCCGAGACCGCCGAATCGGCAGCCCCGGCGTCGGCCGACGTCGAGCCGGAGGCGGAGTTAGAGCCGGAACCCGAACCCGAATCGGAAACGGGGGCGACGACCGACTCCGCGACCACGGACGCGGCCGAATCCGCCGGCCAGGAGCCGGCGGCCGAATCCGAACCCGATTTCCTCGAGTCCGACGATCCGGAGCCGTCGGCAGCGGAGGTCTCCGACGAGGAGGAAGCCGACGCGACGGTTCCCGACGACGAATCGGCCGACGAAGCCGACGAGACTGAGGAAGTCGACGAGGCCGAGGACGATGACGGCGGTCGGACCGGGCTCGGTGCTCGAGCACGTTCCCTCTTTTCGGGCTCGTCCGACGACGCCGAACCGGAATCCGACGAGACGACTCCCGACGAAGAGCCGGACGAGACGCCCGCTGTCGACGAGGCGGCCGCCGAGACGGCGACCGTGGACGACGCGTCGGCCGGCGCGGCGGCTTCCGATACGGAGGAAGTCGATGCGGCGACCGGCGACGGAGAACCCGACGATGTCGCAGTCGATGACGAGGCGTCGCCCGACACAGCGGCTGACGACGCGGCCGAGGAGGCCGACAACGGCAGCACCGGCTTCGGTGCCAAGGCCAAATCCCTCGTCAAGGGGAAGTTCGTCATCGAGGAGGAGGACCTCGAGGGCCCGCTGCACGAACTCGAGATGGCGCTGCTTTCCAGCGACGTCGAGATGGGCGTCGCCGAGGAGATCCTCGACAACATCCGCGACGAACTGGTCGGCGAGACGCGGACGTTTACGACCTCGACCGGCGAGGTCGTTGAGGAGGCGCTGCACAACGCGATCTACGACGTGATCAGCGTCGGGCAGTTCGACTTCGACGAGCGCATCGCCGTCGAGGACAAGCCCGTCACCATCATCTTCACTGGCGTCAACGGCGTCGGGAAGACCACCTCGATCGCCAAGATGAGCCGCTACTTCGAGGAGCGGGGCTACTCGACGGTGATGGCCAACGGCGACACCTACCGCGCCGGGGCCAACGAGCAGATCCAAGAACACGCCGACGCCCTGGACACGAAGTGTATTAGCCACGAACAGGGCGGCGATCCCGCGGCGGTGCTGTACGACGCCGTCGAGTACGCCGAGGCCAACGACATCGACGTCGTCCTCGGCGATACGGCGGGGCGGCTCCACACCGACGAGGGGCTGATGGACCAACTCGAGAAGATCGGCCGCGTCGTCGACCCCGACATGACGCTGTTCGTCGACGAGGCCGTCGCCGGACAGGACGCGGTCAACCGCGCCCGCGAGTTCAACGAGGCCGCCGAGATCGACGGCGCGATCCTGACGAAGGCCGACGCCGACTCCAACGGCGGTGCGGCCATCTCGGTCGCCCACGTCACCGGGAAACCGATCCTGTTCCTCGGCGTCGGGCAGGGGTACGACGACTTAGAGCGGTTCGATCCCGACGAGATGGTCGACCGCCTGCTGGCCGAGGAGGACTAG
- a CDS encoding 50S ribosomal protein L31e, protein MSASDFEERVVTVPLRDVKKGANHEAADYAMRLVREHLAKHFAVDEDAIRLDPSINETVWSNGRSNPPRKLRVRAARFDEEGEAVVEAEVAD, encoded by the coding sequence ATGAGTGCAAGTGATTTCGAGGAACGCGTCGTTACCGTTCCCCTGCGAGACGTCAAGAAGGGAGCCAACCACGAGGCCGCCGACTACGCGATGCGACTGGTCCGCGAGCACCTCGCGAAACACTTCGCGGTCGACGAGGACGCCATCCGTCTGGACCCCTCGATCAACGAGACGGTCTGGTCGAACGGGCGCTCCAATCCGCCGCGAAAGCTGCGCGTCCGCGCAGCCCGCTTCGACGAAGAGGGTGAAGCCGTCGTCGAGGCCGAGGTCGCAGACTAA
- the rpl18a gene encoding 50S ribosomal protein L18Ae, whose protein sequence is MSQFTVSGRFKSRDGFAEFETSIDAENENVAREHTYTQLGSQHGLKRTEIELEEVTQQ, encoded by the coding sequence ATGAGTCAATTTACGGTCAGTGGTCGGTTCAAGAGCCGCGACGGCTTCGCGGAGTTCGAGACGTCGATCGACGCCGAAAACGAGAACGTCGCCCGCGAACACACCTATACCCAGCTCGGCAGCCAGCACGGGCTCAAGCGTACCGAAATCGAACTCGAGGAGGTAACCCAACAATGA
- a CDS encoding translation initiation factor IF-6: MQRLAFAGSAYVGVFARATDSCVLVRHDVDDDVAADLSDELEVPAIQTTVGGSSTVGALATGNENGLLVSSRVLEYEREALEESVDVPVDELPGNINAAGNVVLANDYGAYVHPDLPREATQIVKDTLEVPVERGDLAGVRTVGTAAVATNTGVLCHPKATDEELDILEDALDVRADVGTVNYGAPLVGSGLIANEAGYVVGEDTTGPELGRIEDALGYLD; the protein is encoded by the coding sequence TTGCAGCGCCTCGCATTCGCCGGGTCGGCCTACGTCGGCGTCTTCGCCCGTGCGACCGACTCGTGCGTACTCGTTCGCCACGACGTCGACGACGACGTTGCCGCCGACCTGTCCGACGAACTCGAGGTGCCCGCCATCCAGACGACCGTCGGTGGGTCCTCGACGGTCGGCGCGCTAGCGACGGGTAACGAGAACGGGCTGCTCGTCAGTTCCCGCGTCCTCGAGTACGAACGCGAAGCCCTCGAGGAATCGGTCGACGTGCCCGTCGACGAGTTGCCGGGCAACATCAACGCCGCCGGCAACGTCGTGCTCGCGAACGACTACGGGGCCTACGTCCATCCGGACCTGCCCCGCGAGGCGACCCAGATCGTCAAGGACACGCTCGAGGTGCCCGTCGAACGCGGCGACCTCGCTGGCGTTCGAACCGTCGGCACCGCCGCGGTGGCGACCAACACCGGCGTGCTCTGTCACCCGAAAGCGACCGACGAGGAACTCGATATCCTCGAAGACGCGCTAGATGTCCGAGCGGACGTCGGCACGGTCAACTACGGCGCGCCGCTGGTCGGCTCCGGGCTGATCGCCAACGAGGCCGGCTACGTGGTCGGCGAGGACACGACCGGGCCCGAACTGGGCCGGATCGAAGACGCGCTGGGCTATCTCGACTGA
- a CDS encoding AEC family transporter: MADLVAIFGSAVGPIVAIAAVGYVLATVKEIDPEPLNTAVVYVLAPALVFHSLAVTELAASTLLRVTIGIAAFTAAMWGIAEAVGRTVGEREPALSGLVLVAIFCNSGNLGIPVSDFAFGEVGRQTAVLFLSVQSVLMYTVGVYVASRSSGSAGLEGVRRVFYIPLVYAVIAALLARALGLVPPADAAAMETIQLVGDASIPLMLLILGVQLARADTASAVSRAWPATALKMGIAPVIGLGIALLIGFENPTVARVFVLETAMPAAVTPLILVIEFAGSARTDGVLVSEYVSTCVFLTTLLAIPVLTVLIAILQSGVVI; this comes from the coding sequence ATGGCTGACCTCGTCGCGATCTTCGGCTCCGCGGTCGGCCCGATCGTCGCCATCGCGGCCGTCGGCTACGTGCTGGCCACGGTCAAGGAGATCGATCCGGAGCCGTTGAACACGGCCGTCGTCTACGTGCTGGCACCCGCGCTGGTGTTTCACAGCCTCGCCGTCACGGAGCTCGCGGCGTCGACGCTCTTGCGAGTGACGATCGGCATCGCCGCCTTCACCGCGGCGATGTGGGGGATCGCGGAAGCCGTCGGTCGCACCGTCGGCGAGCGAGAGCCGGCGTTGAGCGGGCTCGTCCTCGTCGCCATCTTCTGTAACTCGGGGAACCTCGGCATCCCCGTCTCCGACTTCGCGTTCGGCGAGGTCGGCCGCCAGACCGCGGTCCTGTTCCTCTCGGTTCAGTCCGTGCTGATGTACACCGTCGGCGTCTACGTCGCCTCCCGTAGCAGCGGGTCGGCCGGCCTCGAGGGCGTCCGTCGGGTGTTCTACATCCCGCTCGTCTACGCCGTTATCGCGGCGCTGCTCGCGCGGGCGCTGGGTCTGGTGCCGCCCGCGGACGCGGCGGCGATGGAGACGATCCAGCTCGTCGGCGACGCCTCGATCCCGCTCATGCTTTTGATTCTGGGCGTTCAGCTCGCGAGGGCCGATACCGCGTCCGCAGTCTCTCGAGCCTGGCCCGCGACGGCGCTCAAGATGGGCATCGCACCCGTCATCGGACTCGGCATCGCGCTCCTCATCGGCTTCGAGAATCCGACCGTCGCGCGCGTGTTCGTGCTCGAGACGGCGATGCCGGCCGCCGTGACGCCGCTGATTCTGGTCATCGAGTTCGCCGGCAGCGCCCGCACTGACGGGGTGCTCGTCTCCGAGTACGTCTCAACCTGCGTCTTCCTCACAACGCTGCTGGCGATTCCGGTGTTGACCGTGCTGATCGCGATCCTGCAGTCCGGGGTCGTCATCTGA
- a CDS encoding Coenzyme F420 hydrogenase/dehydrogenase, beta subunit C-terminal domain, which produces MGTNSEDERSESSSKRAGAERHASREADRREASDESSGERSDPRGSEDERRLPRVPDSDDDDDAVMVPEAGSGGSRSREGTDHAREGAIATDGGANAEGDSCSPDTCTCGEKTAEPAAESTGDKRVATDGAGAANVDEMGELGDLEFTEPAENVSQDVDNGSPDARVGIPDGVELETPEYSIRSRMNDIETPDEKTWFMELDEAVIDEGRCIQCGTCVAACPSDSIGIGDDGRPELVKMCTGCSMCWDFCPRGGLRYERQWKITGGEDNVKGAGDPITEFSAKVEDDWTDQAQDGGVVTGILSTLLEEGEIDGALVATESDEQEWKAESYLATTTEELIANAGTVYNQTMALGNLDLGQWEHKLPDKSWDELSIAIVGTPCEIEGIRALQDFEWDYQAQNEGIRAVDYTIALMCTKNFNYHSLMGEQLEEQRGISPSEIGKMDVLNGKMMVYGHEGEMIVEEDIENFHDAALKGCDECADFTGFCSDITVGSVGSSDEYSSVIVRTEQGMDAWELTEPKLDYHDLEDKSAVGKLQGWDKKKAFESLERPFDPDAPRFIEYTDHAENYGTTLNPHDDGH; this is translated from the coding sequence ATGGGGACTAATAGCGAGGACGAACGCAGTGAGTCCTCGAGTAAGCGAGCGGGAGCGGAGCGACACGCGAGCCGCGAGGCCGACCGACGGGAGGCCTCGGACGAATCGAGCGGGGAGCGAAGCGACCCGCGAGGGAGCGAGGACGAGCGTCGCCTCCCCCGCGTTCCCGACTCGGACGACGATGACGACGCGGTCATGGTCCCCGAAGCCGGCAGCGGTGGGTCTCGCTCCCGAGAGGGAACGGACCACGCTCGAGAGGGCGCGATCGCGACCGACGGCGGCGCGAACGCGGAGGGCGACAGCTGCTCGCCCGACACCTGTACCTGCGGTGAGAAGACCGCTGAACCCGCAGCCGAATCGACCGGCGACAAGCGCGTCGCCACGGACGGCGCCGGTGCAGCGAACGTCGACGAGATGGGCGAACTCGGCGACCTCGAGTTCACCGAGCCCGCCGAGAACGTCAGCCAGGACGTCGACAACGGCTCGCCCGACGCACGCGTCGGGATACCCGACGGCGTCGAACTCGAGACGCCGGAGTACTCGATCCGGTCCCGGATGAACGACATCGAGACGCCGGACGAGAAGACCTGGTTCATGGAACTGGACGAGGCCGTCATCGACGAGGGTCGCTGTATCCAGTGTGGAACCTGTGTCGCCGCCTGCCCGTCGGACTCGATCGGCATCGGCGACGACGGGAGGCCGGAACTCGTCAAGATGTGTACGGGCTGTTCGATGTGTTGGGACTTCTGTCCCCGCGGCGGCCTGCGCTACGAGCGCCAGTGGAAGATCACCGGCGGCGAGGACAACGTCAAGGGCGCGGGCGACCCGATCACGGAGTTCTCCGCGAAGGTCGAGGACGACTGGACCGATCAGGCCCAGGACGGCGGCGTCGTCACCGGCATCCTCTCGACGCTGCTCGAGGAGGGCGAGATCGACGGCGCGCTCGTCGCGACCGAGAGCGACGAACAGGAGTGGAAAGCCGAGAGCTACCTCGCGACGACGACCGAGGAACTCATCGCAAACGCCGGCACCGTCTACAACCAGACGATGGCGCTGGGCAACCTCGACCTCGGCCAGTGGGAGCACAAGCTCCCCGACAAGTCCTGGGACGAGCTCAGCATCGCGATCGTCGGCACGCCGTGTGAGATCGAGGGCATCCGCGCCCTGCAGGACTTCGAGTGGGACTATCAGGCCCAGAACGAGGGTATTCGGGCTGTGGACTACACCATCGCGCTGATGTGTACGAAGAACTTCAACTACCACAGCCTCATGGGCGAGCAACTCGAGGAGCAACGCGGCATCTCGCCGTCGGAAATCGGCAAGATGGATGTCCTCAACGGCAAGATGATGGTCTACGGCCACGAGGGCGAGATGATCGTCGAGGAGGACATCGAGAACTTCCACGACGCCGCGCTCAAGGGCTGTGACGAGTGTGCCGACTTCACCGGTTTCTGTTCGGATATTACCGTCGGCTCCGTCGGTAGTTCCGACGAGTACTCGAGCGTCATCGTCCGCACCGAGCAGGGGATGGACGCGTGGGAGCTGACCGAGCCCAAGCTCGACTACCACGATCTCGAGGACAAGTCCGCGGTCGGCAAGCTGCAGGGGTGGGACAAGAAGAAGGCCTTCGAGAGCCTCGAGCGGCCCTTCGACCCCGACGCACCGCGGTTCATCGAGTACACCGACCACGCCGAGAACTACGGGACCACGCTGAACCCGCACGACGACGGTCACTGA
- a CDS encoding ASCH domain-containing protein: MSELEPGELLPSDRMQNQVLEGEVTQIHRGHRYAEEGDTFAIDGTTFEVTDVTERTLGDLTDEDAQAEGMENLDAYERLLERAHENFEWDDDSEVVLHRFERQ; this comes from the coding sequence ATGAGCGAACTCGAGCCCGGCGAGCTGTTGCCGAGCGATCGGATGCAGAATCAGGTCCTCGAGGGCGAGGTCACCCAGATCCACCGCGGCCACCGGTACGCCGAGGAGGGGGACACGTTCGCGATCGACGGGACGACCTTCGAAGTGACCGACGTGACCGAACGGACGCTCGGCGACCTGACTGACGAAGACGCACAGGCCGAAGGGATGGAGAATCTGGACGCGTACGAGCGCCTGCTCGAGCGGGCCCACGAAAATTTCGAGTGGGACGACGATAGCGAGGTCGTGTTACATCGGTTCGAACGGCAGTAA